A window of Acropora muricata isolate sample 2 chromosome 3, ASM3666990v1, whole genome shotgun sequence contains these coding sequences:
- the LOC136911616 gene encoding ectin-like isoform X2 — MKSFIVNLLVVSALAVSYGAPNFFQTIHAHARSALREYPAEEKTATKREHVNVGKSACLDAHNRARASHKSGWLEWDAGLAEDAQKWADHLANDVGHMVHAQNTGEGENLFWSMGSHVANCEDAVRAWVSEEAYYRYDHPPRTFNEFAASKAGHFTQVVWKGTRKLGVAISTKGKAPTVETFIVARYSPPGNWLGEFSENVMHP, encoded by the exons ATGAAGAGCTTTATCGTTAATTTGTTGGTCGTTTCCGCTTTGGCAGTAAGCTATGGTGCGCcaaatttctttcaaaccaTTCACGCGCATGCTCGTTCTGCATTGAGAGAATATCCAGCAGAGGAGAAGACAGCGACGAAGCGAG AACACGTCAATGTGGGCAAAAGCGCTTGCCTTGATGCCCACAATCGTGCACGTGCTTCTCATAAAAGTGGATGGCTAGAGTGGGATGCTGGATTGGCTGAGGATGCGCAGAAGTGGGCTGATCATTTAGCCAATGATGTTGGGCACATGGTGCATGCGCAAAACACTGGAGAGGGAGAAAACCTGTTCTGGTCTATGGGTTCACATGTAGCAAATTGCGAGGATGCAGTACGAGCGTG GGTCTCTGAGGAGGCTTATTATCGCTATGACCATCCTCCAAGAACATTCAATGAGTTCGCGGCATCCAAAGCTGGACATTTTacgcag gTTGTTTGGAAGGGGACACGGAAATTAGGAGTTGCTATTTCGACCAAAGGAAAAGCACCGACAGTAGAAACCTTTATCGTGGCCCGATACAGCCCTCCAGGCAACTGGCTGGGAGAGTTTTCTGAAAATGTGATGCACCCTTA G
- the LOC136911616 gene encoding ectin-like isoform X1, which translates to MKSFIVNLLVVSALAVSYGAPNFFQTIHAHARSALREYPAEEKTATKREHVNVGKSACLDAHNRARASHKSGWLEWDAGLAEDAQKWADHLANDVGHMVHAQNTGEGENLFWSMGSHVANCEDAVRAWVSEEAYYRYDHPPRTFNEFAASKAGHFTQVVWKGTRKLGVAISTKGKAPTVETFIVARYSPPGNWLGEFSENVMHP; encoded by the exons ATGAAGAGCTTTATCGTTAATTTGTTGGTCGTTTCCGCTTTGGCAGTAAGCTATGGTGCGCcaaatttctttcaaaccaTTCACGCGCATGCTCGTTCTGCATTGAGAGAATATCCAGCAGAGGAGAAGACAGCGACGAAGCGAG AACACGTCAATGTGGGCAAAAGCGCTTGCCTTGATGCCCACAATCGTGCACGTGCTTCTCATAAAAGTGGATGGCTAGAGTGGGATGCTGGATTGGCTGAGGATGCGCAGAAGTGGGCTGATCATTTAGCCAATGATGTTGGGCACATGGTGCATGCGCAAAACACTGGAGAGGGAGAAAACCTGTTCTGGTCTATGGGTTCACATGTAGCAAATTGCGAGGATGCAGTACGAGCGTG GGTCTCTGAGGAGGCTTATTATCGCTATGACCATCCTCCAAGAACATTCAATGAGTTCGCGGCATCCAAAGCTGGACATTTTacgcag gTTGTTTGGAAGGGGACACGGAAATTAGGAGTTGCTATTTCGACCAAAGGAAAAGCACCGACAGTAGAAACCTTTATCGTGGCCCGATACAGCCCTCCAGGCAACTGGCTGGGAGAGTTTTCTGAAAATGTGATGCACCCTTAG
- the LOC136911613 gene encoding uncharacterized protein: MGIILLRESNWSFRQDIDKDFLQSFAGFLKIAQLVSLATGFSALLHFIKLISTTTAADVFFMVTAAVAMFLNLILFIILVLNIQKRINANTKAWNISISIYTFMTALVILVSSILVLEEAINMGNSFSSGEKCEKCGKINIAVVFGFLSWIFFILDFFLCLRNCGCLSLVNRRKKRSVTVQPIESTAGKMFPVEATIMELPVNEGEQSLGTRSEQGTPVYIADRSI; this comes from the exons ATGGGGATCATTCTTCTCAGGGAGTCAAATTGGAGTTTTCGCCAAGACATTGATAAAGACTTTCTACAATCATTTGCTGGATTCTTGAAGATTGCTCAGCTG GTGAGCCTTGCGACAGGTTTTAGCGCACTGCTGCATTTTATCAAGTTGATAAGTACAACAACAGCAGCTGATGTCTTCTTCATGGTCACCGCCGCCGTGGCGATGTTTCTGAACTTGATTCTATTTATTATCCTTGTTCTCAACATTCAAAAAAGAATCAATGCAAATACCAAAGCCTGGAACATTTCC ATATCTATCTACACATTCATGACTGCTCTTGTGATTTTGGTGTCGTCAATTCTGGTCTTAGAGGAAGCCATTAACATGGGAAACTCTTTTTCAAGCGGAGAAAAATGCGAAAAGTGCGGCAAGATCAACATTGCTGTG gtattcggttttctttcttggattttcttcattttagaTTTCTTCTTGTGTTTGAGGAATTGCGGTTGTCTTAGCCTCgttaacagaagaaaaaaacgtAGCGTGACTGTGCAGCCAATAGAATCAACAGCCGGGAAAATGTTTCCCGTGGAAGCCACAATCATGGAATTGCCAGTAAATGAAGGAGAACAGTCTCTTGGAACTCGTAGTGAACAAGGAACACCAGTGTATATAGCGGATCGTTCAATTTAA
- the LOC136911615 gene encoding ADP-ribosylation factor-like protein 6-interacting protein 4 — MDMDKRVDKKRKYSSYEENLRTTDMKKRKKSRNYSDSSSSSDSESEHSNSERGKKKKKRKDRDKTKSNRKKEKRKKKREKKSKKQKEREEKKAAAIKNIKDKDKLTTVASQDSYLAVSALKKHPDSSDSGTSAPPKKRFMVPMTKEEYEKQQAQVKRVYDPETGRHRLVKGTGEILEEIVSKARHNSINKNATRGDGEFFQASLGLQDK; from the exons ATGGATATGGACAAAAGAGTGGACAAAAAGCGAAAATATAGCAGCTACGAAGAGAATTTGCGAACGACAGacatgaagaaaagaaagaagtcAAGAAATTACAGTGACAGCAGTTCATCCAGTGACAGCGAAAGCGAACATTCCAACAGCGAACgcggcaaaaagaaaaagaaaaggaaagacaGAGACAAAACTAAATCAAATAGAAAGAAAGAGAAGCGAAAGAAGAaacgagaaaagaaaagtaaaaaacagaaagaaagggaagaaaagAAAGCCGCTGCAATTAAAAACATAAAGGACAAAGATAAGCTTACCACAGTAGCTTCTCAAG ACAGTTATTTGGCAGTCAGTGCTTTGAAGAAGCATCCCGATTCATCTGACAGTGGAACTAGCGCACCCCCAAAAAAGAG ATTCATGGTGCCAATGACAAAAGAAGAATATGAAAAGCAGCAGGCACAAGTGAAGAGAGTGTATGACCCAGAAACTGGTCGCCACAG ACTTGTCAAAGGCACTGGGGAGATACTAGAAGAGATTGTTAGTAAAGCCAGGCATAACTCCATAAACAAG aaTGCTACTCGAGGAGATGGAGAATTTTTTCAAGCAAGTCTTGGACTGCAAGACAAATGA